In a genomic window of Papio anubis isolate 15944 unplaced genomic scaffold, Panubis1.0 scaffold118, whole genome shotgun sequence:
- the ETV4 gene encoding ETS translocation variant 4 isoform X3: MERRMKAGYLDQQVPYTFSSKSPGNGSLREALMVPQGKLMDPGSLPPLDSEDLFQDLSHFQETWLAEAQVPDSDEQFVPDFHSENLAFHSPTTRIKKEPQSPRTDPALSCSRKPPLPYHHGEQCLYSSAYDPPRQLAIKSPAPGALGQSPLQPFPRAEQRNFLRSSGTSQPHPGHGYLGERSSVFQQPLDICHSFTSQGGGREPLPAPYQHQLSEPCPPYPQQSFKQEYHDPLYEQAGQSAVDQGGVNGHRYPGAGVVIKQEQTDFAYDSDVTGCASMYLHTEGFSGPSPGDGAMGYGYEKPLRPFPDDVCVVPEKFEGQRSDCSWEGQGLIMLCPCRSHITFHCCKRVGPIEKYLGRPLGEIPGVGGGCLGDQKTQTPHLLFLCSPGDIKQEGVNAFREGPPYQRRGALQLWQFLVALLDDPTNAHFIAWTGRGMEFKLIEPEEVARLWGIQKNRPAMNYDKLSRSLRYYYEKGIMQKVAGERYVYKFVCEPEALFSLAFPDNQRPALKAEFDRPVSEEDTVPLSHLDESPAYLPELAGSAQPFGPKGGYSY, encoded by the exons ATGGAGCGGAGGATGAAAGCCGGATACTTGGACCAGCAAGTGCCCTACACCTTCAGCAGC AAATCGCCCGGAAATGGGAGCTTGCGCGAAGCGCTGATGGTCCCGCAGGGGAAGCTCATGGACCCGGGCTCCCTGCCGCCCCTCGACTCTGAAG ATCTCTTCCAGGATCTAAGTCACTTCCAGGAGACGTGGCTCGCTGAAG CTCAGGTACCAGACAGTGATGAGCAGTTTGTTCCTGATTTCCATTCAGAAAACT TAGCTTTCCACAGCCCCACCACCAGGATCAAGAAGGAGCCCCAGAGTCCCCGCACAGACCCGGCCCTGTCCTGCAGCAGGAAGCCGCCACTCCCCTACCACCATGGCGAGCAGTGCCTTTACTCCAG TGCCTATGACCCCCCCAGACAACTCGCCATCAAGTCCCCTGCCCCTGGTGCCCTTGGACAGTCGCCCCTGCAGCCCTTTCCCCGGGCGGAGCAACGGAATTTCCTGAGATCCTCTGGCACCTCCCAACCCCACCCTGGCCATGGGTACCTCGGGGAACGTAG CTCCGTCTTCCAGCAGCCCCTGGACATTTGCCACTCCTTCACATCTCAGGGAGGGGGCCGGGAACCCCTTCCAGCCCCCTACCAACACCAGCTGTCGGAGCCCTGCCCACCCTACCCCCAGCAGAGCTTTAAGCAAGAATACCATGACCCCCTGTATGAACAGGCGGGCCAGTCAGCTGTGGACCAGGGTGGGGTCAACGGGCACAGGTACCCAGGGGCGGGGGTGGTGATCAAACAGGAACAGACGGACTTCGCCTACGACTCAG ATGTCACCGGGTGCGCATCAATGTACCTCCACACAGAGGGCTTCTCTGGGCCCTCTCCAGGTGACGGGGCCATGG GCTATGGCTATGAGAAACCTCTGCGACCATTCCCAGATGATGTCTGCGTTGTCCCTGAGAAGTTTGAAGGTCAGAGAAGTGACTGTTCGTGGGAGGGTCAAGGTCTTATCATGCTGTGTCCCTGCAGGAGTCACATCACATTTCATTGTTGCAAGAGGGTGGGACCCATAGAAAAGTACCTGGGAAGACCCCTTGGAGAAATCCCTGGGGTGGGAGGCGGTTGCTTGGGGGACCAAAAGACACAAACCCCACACCTCCTATTTTTGTGTTCCCCAGGAGACATCAAGCAGGAAGGGGTCAATGCATTTCGAGAGGGGCCACCCTACCAGCGCCGGGGTGCCCTACAGCTGTGGCAATTTCTGGTGGCCCTGCTGGATGACCCAACAAATGCCCATTTCATTGCCTGGACAGGCCGGGGAATGGAGTTCAAGCTCATTGAGCCTGAGGAG GTCGCCAGGCTCTGGGGCATCCAGAAGAACCGGCCAGCCATGAATTACGACAAGTTGAGCCGCTCGCTCCGATACTATTACGAGAAAGGCATCATGCAGAAG GTGGCTGGTGAGCGTTACGTGTACAAGTTTGTGTGCGAGCCCGAGGCCCTCTTCTCTTTGGCCTTCCCGGACAATCAGCGTCCAGCTCTCAAGGCCGAGTTTGACCGGCCTGTCAGTGAGGAGGACACAGTCCCTTTGTCTCACTTGGACGAGAGCCCCGCCTACCTCCCAGAGCTGGCTGGCTCTGCCCAGCCGTTTGGCCCCAAGGGTGGCTACTCTTACTAG
- the ETV4 gene encoding ETS translocation variant 4 isoform X8 — MYLHTEGFSGPSPGDGAMGYGYEKPLRPFPDDVCVVPEKFEGDIKQEGVNAFREGPPYQRRGALQLWQFLVALLDDPTNAHFIAWTGRGMEFKLIEPEEVARLWGIQKNRPAMNYDKLSRSLRYYYEKGIMQKVAGERYVYKFVCEPEALFSLAFPDNQRPALKAEFDRPVSEEDTVPLSHLDESPAYLPELAGSAQPFGPKGGYSY; from the exons ATGTACCTCCACACAGAGGGCTTCTCTGGGCCCTCTCCAGGTGACGGGGCCATGG GCTATGGCTATGAGAAACCTCTGCGACCATTCCCAGATGATGTCTGCGTTGTCCCTGAGAAGTTTGAAG GAGACATCAAGCAGGAAGGGGTCAATGCATTTCGAGAGGGGCCACCCTACCAGCGCCGGGGTGCCCTACAGCTGTGGCAATTTCTGGTGGCCCTGCTGGATGACCCAACAAATGCCCATTTCATTGCCTGGACAGGCCGGGGAATGGAGTTCAAGCTCATTGAGCCTGAGGAG GTCGCCAGGCTCTGGGGCATCCAGAAGAACCGGCCAGCCATGAATTACGACAAGTTGAGCCGCTCGCTCCGATACTATTACGAGAAAGGCATCATGCAGAAG GTGGCTGGTGAGCGTTACGTGTACAAGTTTGTGTGCGAGCCCGAGGCCCTCTTCTCTTTGGCCTTCCCGGACAATCAGCGTCCAGCTCTCAAGGCCGAGTTTGACCGGCCTGTCAGTGAGGAGGACACAGTCCCTTTGTCTCACTTGGACGAGAGCCCCGCCTACCTCCCAGAGCTGGCTGGCTCTGCCCAGCCGTTTGGCCCCAAGGGTGGCTACTCTTACTAG